A genomic region of Candidatus Thermoplasmatota archaeon contains the following coding sequences:
- a CDS encoding Lrp/AsnC ligand binding domain-containing protein, with protein sequence MSASDVEKDLSQYYAQRNVEAVILLKVDTARADDIALALAKFSEIEHAYLVTGEDDIILKARFRSYRELKDFIIKSIGPLDGVEDTKTMMVVTTYKESGKVVE encoded by the coding sequence GTGTCCGCGAGCGACGTCGAGAAGGATCTTTCCCAGTACTACGCGCAGCGCAACGTCGAGGCCGTCATCCTCCTCAAGGTCGACACGGCCCGGGCCGACGACATCGCGCTCGCCCTCGCGAAGTTCTCCGAGATCGAGCACGCGTACCTCGTGACCGGCGAGGACGACATCATCCTCAAGGCGCGCTTCCGCTCCTACCGCGAGCTCAAGGACTTCATCATCAAGTCCATCGGCCCCCTCGACGGCGTCGAGGACACGAAGACGATGATGGTCGTCACGACCTACAAGGAATCCGGCAAGGTCGTCGAGTAG
- a CDS encoding DUF2116 family Zn-ribbon domain-containing protein, with protein sequence MVQIPNHGHCQICGRAVAFGDRVCGPECKANFDVQAKKRKNLMLMIYGAMALSIVLLLLNTFAGVR encoded by the coding sequence ATGGTGCAGATCCCGAACCACGGTCACTGCCAGATCTGCGGCCGCGCGGTCGCCTTCGGCGACCGCGTGTGCGGCCCGGAGTGCAAGGCGAACTTCGACGTGCAGGCGAAGAAGCGCAAGAACCTGATGCTCATGATCTACGGCGCCATGGCGCTCTCGATCGTGCTCCTGCTCCTCAACACGTTCGCGGGCGTGCGGTGA
- the pyrH gene encoding UMP kinase, producing MESVAVSLGGSFLVQEEGVDIALTREIAEVLERVAKTRKVYAVVGGGITARRYIQGARRLGADESALDELGIAVTRINARVLIAALRSPYPVPAKTFDEALLAGKGYGIVVLGGTHPGHTTDAVAVMMAERAKAKRLVIATNVDGVYTADPKKDPNAKILPELSARDLVNITIGSENRAGSAGVVDSLGAKLILRSGIETAVVDGRDLKSLEAALLSQPFTGSVVKPAEKGGA from the coding sequence ATGGAGTCGGTCGCGGTCAGCCTGGGCGGCAGCTTCCTCGTGCAGGAGGAGGGCGTGGACATCGCGCTCACGCGGGAGATTGCGGAGGTCCTGGAGCGCGTCGCGAAGACGCGGAAGGTCTACGCGGTGGTGGGCGGCGGGATCACGGCGCGGCGCTACATCCAGGGCGCGCGTCGCCTCGGCGCGGACGAGAGCGCGCTCGATGAGCTGGGCATCGCGGTGACGCGGATCAACGCGCGCGTGCTCATCGCGGCCCTCCGGTCTCCGTACCCGGTGCCGGCGAAGACGTTCGACGAGGCGCTCCTCGCGGGGAAGGGCTACGGCATCGTCGTGCTCGGCGGGACGCATCCGGGCCACACGACGGACGCGGTCGCGGTCATGATGGCGGAGCGCGCGAAGGCGAAGCGGCTCGTCATCGCGACGAACGTGGACGGCGTCTACACGGCGGACCCGAAGAAGGATCCGAACGCGAAGATCCTGCCGGAGCTTTCGGCGCGCGATCTCGTGAACATCACGATCGGGAGCGAGAACCGCGCGGGAAGCGCGGGCGTCGTGGACAGCCTCGGCGCGAAGCTCATCCTGAGGAGCGGCATCGAGACGGCCGTGGTCGACGGTCGCGACCTCAAGAGCCTCGAGGCGGCGCTTCTCTCGCAGCCGTTCACGGGCTCGGTCGTGAAGCCGGCCGAGAAGGGGGGCGCCTGA
- the prf1 gene encoding peptide chain release factor aRF-1, whose protein sequence is MAEGQSSDRARYEFKRKLEELRNIRGTATQLISLYIPPGTQMHDVMAQLRSEYGQASNIKSKATMKNVTGALESAMQAIKNYKDPGSHGLVVFVGHKAVGGNHSRMVRIVIEPPTPIALRKYHCDSSFFLEPLEAMLKEHNNYGLLVIDRQECTIGFLRGQAVQVVTNMQSQVPNKHAKGGQSSRRFERITEDIAEKWFEKCGEVANEIFLPELEKEELRGVIVGGPGPTKEYWFEGQFMDYRLMQKVVGKPIDTGYTDEYGLRDLVANAHGVLKDLGLTEEKDLLQRFLREVGKDHGLAAYGEAHVRQALEIGAVDILILSEKLRRVRVKMKCQSCDFTKEDTTPDPDAYEAKFGPCPSCNGSVLLESETDIIEELSQLAENMSSKVRIIGAGSEEGDLLYTAFGGIAAILRFNVHK, encoded by the coding sequence ATGGCCGAAGGCCAATCCTCCGACCGCGCCCGCTACGAATTCAAGCGCAAGCTCGAGGAGCTGCGCAACATCCGCGGCACCGCGACGCAGCTCATCAGCCTCTACATCCCGCCCGGAACCCAGATGCACGACGTCATGGCCCAGCTCCGGAGCGAGTACGGCCAGGCCTCGAACATCAAGTCGAAGGCGACGATGAAGAACGTCACGGGCGCCCTCGAATCCGCGATGCAGGCGATCAAGAACTACAAGGATCCCGGCTCGCACGGCCTCGTCGTCTTCGTCGGCCACAAGGCCGTCGGCGGCAACCACTCGCGCATGGTCAGGATCGTCATCGAGCCCCCGACGCCGATCGCCCTGCGCAAGTACCACTGCGATTCCTCCTTCTTCCTCGAGCCCCTCGAGGCGATGCTCAAGGAGCACAACAACTACGGCCTCCTCGTCATCGACCGCCAGGAGTGCACGATCGGCTTCCTCCGCGGCCAGGCCGTGCAGGTCGTCACCAACATGCAGTCGCAGGTGCCGAACAAGCACGCGAAGGGCGGCCAGTCGTCGCGGCGTTTCGAGCGCATCACGGAAGACATCGCCGAGAAGTGGTTCGAGAAGTGCGGCGAGGTCGCAAACGAGATCTTCCTGCCGGAGCTCGAGAAGGAGGAGCTGCGCGGCGTCATCGTCGGCGGCCCCGGCCCCACGAAGGAATACTGGTTCGAAGGCCAGTTCATGGATTACCGCCTCATGCAGAAGGTCGTCGGCAAGCCCATCGACACGGGCTACACCGACGAGTACGGCCTGCGCGACCTCGTCGCGAACGCGCACGGCGTCCTCAAGGACCTCGGCCTCACGGAGGAGAAGGACCTCCTCCAGCGCTTCCTGCGCGAGGTCGGCAAGGACCACGGCCTCGCCGCCTACGGCGAGGCGCACGTCCGCCAGGCGCTCGAGATCGGCGCCGTGGACATCCTCATCCTGAGCGAGAAGCTCCGCCGCGTCCGCGTGAAGATGAAGTGCCAATCCTGCGATTTCACGAAGGAGGACACGACGCCCGACCCCGACGCCTACGAGGCGAAGTTCGGGCCCTGCCCGAGCTGCAACGGGAGCGTCCTCCTCGAAAGCGAGACGGACATCATCGAGGAGCTGAGCCAGCTCGCCGAGAACATGTCGAGCAAGGTCCGCATCATCGGCGCCGGCAGCGAGGAGGGCGACCTTCTCTACACGGCCTTCGGCGGCATCGCGGCGATCCTGCGGTTCAACGTGCACAAGTAA
- a CDS encoding CocE/NonD family hydrolase: MARVLPVAAVLALLAPALAGCLGPAGNDVVDDASVEYPRGVHPWPAGDEWPAGLEGPFWHHPMERLKIAMDDGVKLEAWLFRPVLPEDVRAPVVLWSSPYFGLIHPDPEDERFMTRMDVPVRPLVDRGFAVLAVGVRGTAGSEGCFGNKGPREQLDQVKLVEWAAAEPWSNGRVGMMGLSYPGTTPLMAAIHDPPALKTIVPMGPVTDVYTESFTPQGAPYTGASTNEAARRGLVSLASPIAGPPERLAGERAVAAGRLCEDYARVLATMPASQLGDVRDEAYWKPRQLLLKFPDVTTSVYLIHGLKEYDHPFQEDFAWDALAKAPKRMLLGQWGHQLPNTPGWFEDLAAWLDFWLKGVGAPPRLGLVDYQDGTGAWRVATSWPPPARLETLHLTPANLSREAAEGARVFRAAPWPYGATGTLCQPAASNAPFGVALMTEPLAEDLRLEGNPFAWLRLSSDMPGGQVSVHLFDVTGSLRCRHPGIPENLRLLAEGAADLRFHAGNFVGKDFPRNAPTFVRIDLTNLADVVPAGHKLALVVSHGRAVALDEPVADLTTDKRTSRSGQPYYPQITIHTGAEGSHLVLPVMQGSVGGNATGIAYPPTPFTVS; this comes from the coding sequence GTGGCCAGAGTCCTCCCCGTCGCCGCCGTCCTCGCGCTCCTCGCGCCCGCCCTCGCGGGCTGCCTCGGGCCCGCCGGCAACGACGTCGTCGACGACGCCTCGGTCGAGTATCCGCGCGGCGTCCACCCGTGGCCCGCGGGCGACGAATGGCCAGCGGGGCTCGAAGGGCCTTTCTGGCACCATCCGATGGAGCGCCTCAAGATCGCGATGGACGACGGCGTGAAACTCGAGGCGTGGCTCTTCCGGCCCGTCCTCCCCGAGGACGTCCGCGCGCCGGTCGTGCTCTGGTCGTCGCCGTACTTCGGCCTCATCCACCCGGACCCCGAGGACGAGCGCTTCATGACGCGCATGGACGTCCCCGTGCGGCCGCTCGTGGACCGCGGCTTCGCGGTGCTCGCGGTCGGCGTGCGCGGCACGGCCGGAAGCGAAGGCTGCTTCGGCAACAAGGGCCCGCGCGAGCAGCTCGACCAGGTGAAGCTCGTCGAATGGGCCGCGGCCGAGCCGTGGTCGAACGGCCGCGTCGGCATGATGGGCCTCAGCTACCCGGGCACGACGCCGCTCATGGCCGCGATCCACGACCCGCCCGCGCTCAAGACCATCGTTCCGATGGGGCCCGTGACGGACGTCTACACCGAATCGTTCACGCCCCAGGGCGCCCCGTATACGGGCGCCTCCACGAACGAGGCGGCGCGCCGCGGGCTCGTGAGCCTCGCCTCGCCCATCGCGGGCCCGCCCGAGCGCCTCGCGGGCGAGCGCGCCGTCGCGGCGGGCCGTCTCTGCGAGGACTACGCGCGCGTCCTCGCGACGATGCCCGCAAGCCAGCTCGGCGACGTCCGCGACGAGGCGTATTGGAAGCCGCGGCAGCTCCTTCTCAAGTTCCCCGACGTCACGACAAGCGTGTACCTCATCCACGGCCTCAAGGAGTACGACCACCCGTTCCAGGAGGATTTCGCGTGGGACGCGCTCGCGAAGGCGCCGAAGCGCATGCTCCTCGGACAATGGGGCCACCAGCTGCCGAACACCCCGGGCTGGTTCGAGGACCTCGCCGCGTGGCTCGACTTCTGGCTCAAGGGCGTCGGCGCGCCGCCGCGCCTCGGCCTCGTCGACTACCAGGACGGCACGGGCGCGTGGCGCGTCGCGACGAGCTGGCCCCCGCCCGCGCGCCTCGAGACGCTCCACCTCACGCCCGCGAACCTCTCGCGCGAAGCCGCCGAAGGCGCGCGCGTCTTCCGCGCCGCCCCGTGGCCGTACGGCGCGACCGGCACGCTTTGCCAGCCCGCGGCCTCGAACGCGCCCTTCGGCGTCGCGCTCATGACCGAGCCCCTCGCCGAGGATCTCCGTCTCGAGGGGAATCCCTTCGCGTGGCTGCGCCTCTCGAGCGACATGCCCGGCGGCCAGGTGAGCGTGCACCTCTTCGACGTCACCGGGTCGTTGCGCTGCCGCCACCCGGGGATTCCCGAGAACCTGCGCCTCCTCGCGGAGGGCGCCGCGGACCTGCGCTTCCACGCGGGGAATTTCGTCGGGAAGGACTTCCCGCGAAACGCCCCGACCTTCGTGCGCATCGACCTCACGAACCTCGCGGACGTCGTGCCCGCGGGCCACAAGCTCGCGCTCGTCGTGAGCCACGGCCGCGCGGTCGCGCTCGACGAGCCCGTCGCGGACCTCACGACGGACAAGCGCACGAGCAGGAGCGGGCAGCCCTACTATCCGCAGATCACGATCCACACGGGCGCCGAGGGGAGCCACCTCGTGCTGCCGGTGATGCAGGGCTCCGTGGGCGGGAACGCGACGGGAATCGCGTATCCCCCGACGCCGTTCACGGTGTCGTGA
- the argS gene encoding arginine--tRNA ligase: protein MAHDPYGAFRREAAALLEQALHSLGHADAVEEVPSRLAPAVAGKGDFAYPCFPLAKIARKAPPAIAKEIADALPPHGNFEVAVEGGYVNFRIRARPLVHDTLAAVERLGADFGAHPATGERVIVEHTSANPNGPFHVGRARNPIVGDTLARVLRAAGHAVTTEYYVNDMGKQVAILAWGLENLKPSDVPPAERAKIDHQKVAYYQRANVLMEEKPETAEAINGMLKRFEEGDLDHARRFREAAGAVLAGMRESLARLNVEMDSYFWESDLVRAGDVKPVVDALKKSEHAGTEDGAWFIDLEPFNLGGGVKKWFFLRKDGTSLYTTRDLAYHRNKFERADRLVNVLGEDHRLTMDQLSVALGLVGVERRPEVVWISFVSLPEGKMSTRRNRVVFIDDLLDEAVARAYEEVKKRRGDELSEDAMRRIAEIVGIGALRFNISSVQAEKSITFRWEEALNFEGDSAPFVQYAHARAAGILERAGDVDEGSPAEHAETLTHPSEVALVKAVARLPSVVADAAQGLRIHPVAGYAVELANAFNAFYRDCPVASAEDPRLKAARVALVKAAKSALAKSLDLLGVAAPDSM, encoded by the coding sequence ATGGCCCACGACCCGTACGGCGCGTTCCGCCGGGAGGCCGCCGCGCTCCTCGAGCAAGCCCTGCACAGCCTCGGCCACGCCGACGCCGTCGAGGAGGTGCCGTCGCGTCTCGCGCCGGCCGTCGCGGGCAAGGGGGACTTCGCGTATCCGTGCTTCCCGCTCGCGAAGATCGCGCGGAAGGCTCCGCCCGCGATCGCGAAGGAGATCGCGGACGCGCTCCCGCCGCACGGGAACTTCGAGGTCGCGGTCGAGGGCGGGTACGTCAACTTCAGGATCCGCGCGCGCCCGCTCGTGCACGACACGCTCGCCGCGGTCGAGCGCCTCGGCGCGGACTTCGGCGCGCACCCCGCGACGGGCGAGCGCGTGATCGTCGAGCACACGAGCGCGAACCCGAACGGTCCGTTCCACGTGGGCCGCGCGAGGAACCCGATCGTGGGCGACACGCTCGCGCGCGTCCTCCGGGCCGCCGGCCACGCCGTCACGACCGAGTACTACGTGAACGACATGGGCAAGCAGGTCGCGATCCTCGCGTGGGGCCTCGAGAACCTCAAGCCCTCGGACGTCCCGCCCGCGGAGCGCGCGAAGATCGACCACCAGAAGGTCGCGTACTACCAGCGCGCGAACGTGCTCATGGAGGAGAAGCCGGAGACGGCGGAGGCGATCAACGGCATGCTCAAGCGCTTCGAGGAGGGCGACCTCGACCACGCGCGGCGCTTCCGCGAGGCCGCGGGCGCGGTGCTCGCGGGCATGCGCGAGTCGCTCGCGCGGCTCAACGTCGAGATGGACTCGTACTTCTGGGAATCCGACCTCGTGCGCGCGGGCGACGTGAAGCCCGTCGTGGACGCGCTCAAGAAGAGCGAGCACGCGGGGACCGAGGACGGCGCGTGGTTCATCGACCTCGAGCCCTTCAACCTCGGCGGCGGCGTGAAGAAGTGGTTCTTCCTGCGCAAGGACGGCACGTCGCTCTACACGACGCGCGACCTCGCCTACCACCGGAACAAGTTCGAGCGCGCGGACCGCCTCGTGAACGTCCTCGGCGAGGACCACCGCCTCACGATGGACCAGCTTTCGGTCGCGCTCGGCCTCGTCGGCGTCGAGCGCCGGCCCGAGGTCGTGTGGATCTCGTTCGTGTCGCTGCCGGAAGGGAAGATGTCGACGCGCCGCAACCGCGTCGTCTTCATCGACGACCTCCTCGACGAGGCCGTCGCGCGCGCCTACGAGGAAGTGAAGAAGCGGCGCGGCGACGAGCTTTCCGAGGACGCCATGCGGAGGATCGCGGAGATCGTCGGCATCGGCGCGCTCCGGTTCAACATCTCCTCCGTGCAGGCCGAGAAGTCGATCACGTTCCGGTGGGAGGAGGCGCTCAACTTCGAAGGCGACAGCGCGCCGTTCGTGCAGTACGCGCACGCCCGCGCGGCGGGCATCCTCGAGCGCGCGGGGGACGTCGACGAAGGCTCGCCGGCGGAGCACGCGGAGACGCTCACGCACCCGAGCGAGGTCGCCCTCGTGAAGGCCGTCGCGCGCCTTCCGAGCGTCGTCGCCGACGCCGCGCAGGGTCTCCGCATCCACCCCGTCGCCGGCTACGCGGTCGAGCTCGCGAACGCCTTCAACGCGTTCTACCGGGACTGCCCCGTCGCCTCGGCCGAGGACCCCCGCCTGAAGGCGGCGCGCGTCGCGCTTGTCAAGGCCGCGAAGTCGGCCCTTGCGAAGAGCCTCGATCTCCTCGGGGTCGCGGCGCCGGACTCGATGTGA
- a CDS encoding peptidylprolyl isomerase yields the protein MPVAPPTSPSNPRVSIETTQGTIVCELFQKEAPKTVENFLKYVNEGYYTGLIFHRVIKGFVIQGGGFEPNGRQKKATHPPIKLEIHPNLVHWDGALAMARTNDPHSATCQFYITHGAQSGLDDATLRRRGMAGYAVFGKVESGMDVVKAIASVGTDRDDKPRTDVVIKSVKVEPGKS from the coding sequence ATGCCCGTCGCGCCTCCGACGTCGCCCTCGAACCCCCGCGTGAGCATCGAGACCACCCAGGGCACCATCGTCTGCGAGCTCTTCCAGAAGGAGGCGCCGAAGACGGTCGAGAACTTCCTGAAGTACGTGAACGAGGGCTACTACACGGGCCTCATCTTCCACCGCGTCATCAAGGGGTTCGTCATCCAGGGCGGCGGCTTCGAGCCGAACGGCCGCCAGAAGAAGGCGACGCATCCTCCGATCAAGCTCGAGATCCACCCGAACCTCGTGCACTGGGACGGCGCCCTCGCGATGGCGCGCACGAACGACCCCCACTCGGCGACGTGCCAGTTCTACATCACGCACGGCGCGCAGAGCGGCCTCGACGACGCGACGCTGCGTCGCCGCGGCATGGCCGGCTACGCCGTGTTCGGCAAGGTCGAAAGCGGCATGGACGTCGTGAAGGCCATCGCCTCCGTCGGCACGGACCGCGACGACAAGCCGCGCACGGACGTCGTCATCAAGTCCGTGAAGGTCGAGCCCGGCAAGTCGTGA